The proteins below are encoded in one region of Pseudonocardia sp. DSM 110487:
- a CDS encoding citryl-CoA lyase — MPEHPTAQYPTALGASSLEKITLLGHDLAEDVMGTVGFGELAFWLATQRRPTKGETRVFEAVLAALADHGFTPTAIVTRLTYLSAPDSVQGALAAGLLGGGSRFLGVTEDTGRFLHDVLDGLDDQPIDDDGWDAVALRTVREQRGAKKFVPGLGHHVHKNGDPRTPRLMQIAHEEGLFGPHLQLFAAIGRVHPEVLGRTLPLNGAGVCGAALADLGLPLELLRGFALLARTAGLIGQLAEELRHPVANDIFLSVDLNNRSVDPDPYEPGGPRG; from the coding sequence ATGCCTGAGCACCCCACAGCGCAGTATCCGACGGCTTTGGGCGCCTCGAGCCTGGAGAAGATCACCCTCCTCGGCCATGACCTGGCCGAGGACGTCATGGGCACCGTCGGGTTCGGCGAGCTCGCGTTCTGGCTCGCCACGCAACGCCGCCCGACGAAGGGCGAGACGCGGGTGTTCGAGGCCGTACTGGCGGCGCTCGCCGATCACGGCTTCACGCCGACCGCGATCGTCACCCGGCTCACCTATCTCTCGGCACCCGACTCCGTGCAGGGCGCGCTCGCGGCCGGGTTGCTCGGCGGCGGGTCCCGGTTCCTCGGCGTCACCGAGGACACCGGGCGGTTCCTGCACGACGTGCTGGACGGGCTGGACGATCAGCCCATCGACGACGACGGCTGGGACGCGGTCGCGCTGCGGACCGTCCGGGAACAGCGCGGAGCGAAGAAGTTCGTGCCCGGCCTCGGCCACCACGTGCACAAGAACGGCGACCCGCGCACACCGCGGCTGATGCAGATCGCCCACGAGGAGGGCCTGTTCGGGCCGCACCTGCAGCTGTTCGCCGCGATCGGGCGGGTGCACCCGGAGGTGCTCGGGCGCACGCTCCCGCTGAACGGCGCCGGCGTCTGTGGTGCTGCCCTCGCCGACCTGGGCCTGCCGCTGGAACTGCTGCGCGGGTTCGCGCTGCTCGCCCGCACAGCCGGGCTCATCGGCCAGCTCGCCGAGGAGCTGCGCCACCCCGTGGCGAACGACATCTTCCTGTCGGTGGACCTGAACAACCGGTCCGTCGATCCCGATCCCTACGAGCCGGGAGGCCCCCGTGGCTGA
- a CDS encoding IclR family transcriptional regulator C-terminal domain-containing protein, with protein MPRAGTGPDFIEALARGLEVITAFRPGRPVMTLAEVATATDLARPTARRILLTLEELGYVRTAERGYSLTPRVLDLGVSYVRSMGLWEVARPHLERLVERTDESCSIAQLDGSDIVYVARVAVPKIVALAVQIGTRFPALSTSLGKVQLAALPPDELEKVLAEPTRSGLVPRWQPDRAERDAVLREVRARGWALTDEQLALGIRSIAAPLRDGSGRVIAGVNVNCHAAETSVEYLLERHLPLLLQTAGEISADFARLDTVPHITVTAS; from the coding sequence ATGCCACGCGCAGGGACCGGTCCCGACTTCATCGAGGCGCTCGCCCGCGGGCTCGAGGTCATCACCGCCTTCCGCCCCGGACGCCCCGTGATGACGCTCGCCGAGGTGGCGACCGCCACCGACCTCGCCCGCCCGACCGCGCGCCGGATCCTGCTGACGCTCGAGGAGCTCGGCTACGTCCGCACCGCGGAGCGCGGCTACTCCCTCACCCCCCGGGTCCTCGATCTCGGCGTGTCCTACGTGCGGTCGATGGGGCTGTGGGAGGTGGCGCGCCCGCACCTGGAACGGCTCGTCGAGCGCACCGACGAGTCCTGCTCCATCGCCCAGCTCGACGGCTCTGACATCGTCTACGTGGCACGCGTCGCCGTGCCGAAGATCGTCGCCCTCGCCGTGCAGATCGGCACCCGGTTCCCGGCGCTCTCGACGTCACTGGGGAAGGTGCAGCTCGCGGCGCTGCCCCCGGACGAGCTCGAAAAGGTGCTCGCCGAGCCGACGCGGTCCGGCCTCGTACCGCGGTGGCAGCCCGACCGCGCCGAGCGCGACGCGGTGCTGCGCGAGGTACGGGCCCGCGGCTGGGCACTCACCGACGAGCAGCTCGCACTGGGTATCCGGTCGATCGCCGCTCCGCTGCGGGACGGCTCGGGCCGGGTGATCGCCGGCGTCAACGTGAACTGCCACGCCGCCGAGACCTCGGTCGAGTACCTGCTGGAACGCCACCTCCCGCTGCTGCTGCAGACCGCGGGGGAGATCAGCGCGGACTTCGCGCGCCTGGACACGGTCCCGCACATCACCGTGACCGCTTCCTAG
- a CDS encoding VOC family protein — MTIELFAGIPVRDYTAATAWYERLLGAPPSFVPNEAEAVWELAEHRYVFIEVRPEHAGHASHTVFVGDFDDRISQIAGRGLKAAEREVYSNGVRKAIFRDPDGNEIGFGGGPD, encoded by the coding sequence GTGACCATCGAACTGTTCGCGGGCATCCCCGTACGCGACTACACCGCGGCGACCGCCTGGTACGAGCGACTCCTCGGCGCCCCGCCGTCGTTCGTCCCCAACGAGGCAGAGGCGGTGTGGGAGCTCGCCGAGCATCGGTACGTGTTCATCGAGGTGCGGCCGGAACACGCCGGGCACGCCAGCCACACCGTATTCGTCGGCGACTTCGACGACCGCATCTCCCAGATCGCTGGGCGAGGCCTGAAAGCGGCCGAGCGAGAGGTCTACTCCAACGGCGTCCGCAAGGCGATCTTCCGTGACCCGGACGGCAACGAGATCGGGTTCGGTGGCGGGCCGGACTAG
- a CDS encoding MFS transporter gives MTQRAAPAQAGTAAIAIGFTVLCLSYLLNAMDRQVFYPLVPEIREEFGFSLDQAGLLATGFTLGLALTGVPAGYLLDRMSRKTIVVASVVVYSAGTVAIPVAAGFLDMAIYRLVSGVGEGVQATAIYAIIGAYYFHRRALAAGFIGVAFGLGVFLGPVVGQGMAAATDSWRTPFYVFGVAGLVVALILLITVPRAMSEALAGRTGAPDAADYDHVPANPYNRNSLAFAITSAVSGLVFYGFLGLYPTFLREELAFAPGQAALAASLVGFGAMMALPVGWLADRVDQRVLLAVGFVGTAASTLLAYTVATGAAAQYVLAFLIGTFASGVLFTNCTTVLQRSVRPEHVGRGAGLFILTYYVAAAVSGLIFARLVAGIGWQGAGLVQLTLLPLVGIAALVLVDPRRMLLPPALRKA, from the coding sequence ATGACCCAGCGGGCCGCCCCCGCGCAGGCGGGCACGGCGGCGATCGCCATCGGCTTCACCGTCCTGTGCCTGTCGTACCTGCTCAACGCGATGGACAGGCAGGTGTTCTACCCGCTGGTGCCCGAGATCCGCGAGGAGTTCGGCTTCTCGCTCGACCAGGCCGGCCTGCTCGCCACCGGTTTCACGCTGGGCCTCGCGCTCACCGGCGTTCCTGCTGGCTACCTGCTCGACCGCATGTCCCGCAAGACGATCGTCGTCGCGAGCGTGGTCGTCTACTCCGCCGGAACGGTCGCCATCCCAGTCGCGGCGGGTTTCCTGGACATGGCGATCTACCGGCTGGTCTCCGGCGTGGGCGAGGGCGTGCAGGCCACCGCCATCTACGCGATCATCGGCGCCTACTACTTCCACCGCAGGGCCCTTGCGGCCGGGTTCATCGGGGTCGCGTTCGGTCTCGGCGTGTTCCTCGGCCCGGTCGTCGGGCAGGGGATGGCCGCCGCCACCGACTCGTGGCGCACCCCGTTCTACGTGTTCGGCGTCGCCGGCCTGGTCGTGGCGCTGATCCTGCTGATCACGGTGCCGCGGGCGATGAGCGAGGCCCTGGCGGGCCGCACCGGCGCGCCCGACGCGGCGGACTACGACCACGTACCGGCGAACCCGTACAACCGCAACTCGCTCGCCTTCGCGATCACGTCGGCGGTGTCCGGCCTGGTGTTCTACGGCTTCCTCGGCCTCTACCCGACCTTCCTGCGCGAGGAGCTCGCGTTCGCCCCCGGCCAGGCCGCGCTGGCGGCGTCGCTCGTCGGGTTCGGGGCGATGATGGCGCTCCCGGTGGGATGGCTCGCCGACCGCGTCGACCAGCGGGTACTCCTCGCGGTCGGCTTCGTGGGCACGGCCGCGTCCACGCTGCTCGCCTACACCGTTGCCACCGGCGCCGCAGCGCAGTACGTACTCGCGTTCCTGATCGGCACGTTCGCCAGCGGCGTGCTGTTCACCAACTGCACCACGGTGTTGCAGCGCTCGGTGCGGCCCGAGCACGTCGGGCGCGGGGCGGGGCTGTTCATCCTCACCTACTACGTCGCCGCCGCGGTGTCCGGACTGATCTTCGCCCGGCTCGTGGCCGGGATCGGCTGGCAGGGTGCAGGGCTCGTGCAGCTCACGCTGCTCCCGCTGGTGGGGATCGCCGCGCTCGTGCTCGTCGACCCGCGGCGGATGCTGCTGCCGCCCGCGCTGCGGAAGGCGTGA
- a CDS encoding CaiB/BaiF CoA transferase family protein, giving the protein MAETATGPLAGLLVADFSRVLAGPYATMLLADMGAEVIKVEGPAGDDTRTWIPPERNGTSTYYLGINRGKRSIALDLRDEADAEVARELARRADVLIENFKPGGLARYGLDYEAVRAANPGVIYSSITGFGAGKGSHVPGYDLMVQAMSGLMSLTGDPDGPPYRAGISVFDVMAGNHALIGILAALRHRDRSGQGQLVEVNLLSSALTGLVNHSSAYVAGGVVPYRMGNAHPSVFPYEPLPTADDDIIIAAANDRQFRKLCEVLGIPDVADDPRFARNIDRTANREELRPLLLERLALRGAVEWFEELVAVGVPCGPIQTIDGGFAMAERFGLDPVVQAGEGERAMPTTRHPIRFSATPAGYRLPPPDLDEHGTELRKWLSTPQDDQHA; this is encoded by the coding sequence TTGGCCGAGACTGCGACGGGACCGCTCGCCGGGCTCCTGGTCGCCGACTTCTCCCGCGTCCTGGCCGGCCCGTACGCCACGATGCTGCTGGCCGACATGGGCGCTGAGGTGATCAAGGTCGAGGGCCCGGCCGGCGACGACACGCGCACCTGGATCCCGCCGGAACGCAACGGAACCTCTACGTACTACCTGGGGATCAACCGCGGGAAGCGGTCGATCGCGCTCGACCTGCGCGACGAGGCCGACGCCGAGGTGGCTCGCGAGCTGGCGCGGCGTGCCGACGTGCTGATCGAGAACTTCAAGCCGGGCGGCCTCGCCCGCTACGGCCTCGACTACGAGGCGGTCCGGGCCGCGAACCCCGGCGTGATCTACAGCTCGATCACCGGCTTCGGGGCCGGGAAGGGCAGCCACGTCCCGGGCTACGACCTCATGGTGCAGGCGATGTCGGGGCTGATGAGCCTCACCGGCGACCCGGACGGCCCGCCGTACCGGGCCGGGATCTCGGTGTTCGACGTGATGGCAGGCAACCACGCGCTGATCGGCATCCTCGCCGCGCTGCGCCACCGCGACCGGTCCGGCCAGGGACAGCTGGTCGAGGTGAACCTGCTGTCCTCGGCGCTGACCGGGCTGGTCAACCACAGCTCGGCGTACGTGGCCGGGGGAGTGGTGCCCTACCGGATGGGCAACGCGCACCCGAGCGTGTTCCCGTACGAGCCCCTGCCGACCGCCGACGACGACATCATCATCGCCGCCGCGAACGACCGGCAGTTCCGCAAGCTGTGCGAGGTGCTCGGCATCCCCGACGTCGCCGACGACCCGCGGTTCGCGCGCAACATCGACCGCACCGCCAACCGGGAGGAGCTGCGCCCACTCCTGCTCGAGCGGCTGGCGTTGCGCGGTGCGGTGGAGTGGTTCGAGGAGCTGGTGGCCGTCGGGGTGCCGTGCGGGCCGATCCAGACGATCGACGGCGGGTTCGCGATGGCCGAGCGCTTCGGGCTCGACCCGGTCGTCCAGGCGGGCGAGGGGGAGCGGGCCATGCCCACCACCCGGCACCCGATCCGGTTCTCCGCCACCCCTGCCGGCTACCGGCTGCCGCCGCCCGACCTGGACGAGCATGGCACGGAGCTGCGCAAATGGCTCTCGACCCCGCAGGATGACCAGCATGCCTGA
- a CDS encoding ketopantoate reductase family protein, protein MAQRVGILGAGAVGGMLAVLLAEAGHQVTVLASERTSTAINVSGLALRSQMVGDRQARVPARPYLTAPVDVLFVAVKAPDLLAALGRVPAALLSDAAVAPLLNGTDHVALLRAALPKAAIVPMTVSVEATRTAPGVIEHVSPFVEYALADERERAGVDPEDLLRSAGLDVDTSAADEASLLWRKLSFLAPLALLTTRAMQPIGPARDAHPDLLDGLVAETAAAAATAGAEIDPAVVAKRIAGLPAGMRSSMLKDAIAGATLELDAIAGPILRALPDGAPVTRAVVAEIAEAAARQ, encoded by the coding sequence ATGGCGCAGCGGGTCGGGATCCTCGGAGCGGGAGCGGTCGGCGGGATGCTCGCGGTCCTGCTCGCCGAGGCCGGTCACCAGGTCACCGTGCTGGCCTCGGAGCGCACCAGCACCGCGATCAACGTCAGTGGGCTCGCACTCCGCAGCCAGATGGTCGGCGATCGGCAGGCGCGAGTGCCCGCACGCCCCTACCTCACCGCACCGGTCGACGTCCTGTTCGTGGCGGTCAAGGCCCCCGACCTGCTCGCCGCGCTGGGCCGGGTGCCGGCCGCGCTGCTGAGCGACGCCGCCGTCGCGCCCCTGCTCAACGGGACCGACCACGTCGCACTGCTGCGGGCCGCCCTGCCGAAGGCCGCGATCGTGCCGATGACGGTGTCGGTCGAGGCCACGCGCACCGCGCCTGGCGTCATCGAGCACGTCTCGCCGTTCGTCGAGTACGCGCTCGCCGACGAGCGGGAACGCGCCGGCGTCGACCCGGAGGACCTGCTCCGTTCCGCGGGCCTCGACGTCGACACCTCCGCCGCCGACGAGGCCTCGCTGCTGTGGCGCAAGCTCTCGTTCCTCGCCCCGCTGGCCCTGCTCACCACCCGCGCAATGCAGCCGATCGGGCCGGCCCGCGACGCCCACCCGGATCTCCTCGACGGGCTCGTCGCCGAGACCGCCGCCGCGGCCGCCACGGCCGGTGCCGAGATCGACCCGGCGGTCGTCGCGAAGCGGATCGCCGGCCTGCCGGCCGGGATGCGCTCGTCGATGCTCAAGGACGCGATCGCCGGGGCCACCCTGGAGCTCGACGCCATCGCCGGCCCGATCCTGCGGGCGCTACCCGACGGCGCCCCTGTCACGCGTGCGGTCGTGGCGGAGATCGCCGAGGCCGCGGCCCGTCAGTGA
- a CDS encoding glycine betaine ABC transporter substrate-binding protein → MHIRLMALLAAAALAVTACGGGGGGGATGGGGGEGSLAAIDLSGATFRVGSKEFTEQIVLGQIAVQALEATGASAGNLTTITGSTNVRNALTAGEIDMYWEYTGTGWTTHMRHEPQSAPKGDQALYDAVAAEDKGNGIAWLAPAPVDNTYAIATAQGRDQQLGVRTLSEYAALVNRDPAQGRMCAAAEFLTRDDGWPGLEQTYGFDLPDNGVAELELSLVPQEIASGTNCNFGEVTATDGAVAANNLVILEDDKQFFVPYNAAMTVRQEVLDQHPQLADVFNPIAAKLTTELMRELNERVDVGGELPEEVAEQFLRDNGFTG, encoded by the coding sequence ATGCACATCCGGCTCATGGCGTTACTCGCCGCGGCGGCGCTGGCGGTCACGGCGTGCGGCGGTGGTGGTGGCGGCGGTGCGACCGGCGGTGGAGGCGGCGAGGGGTCGCTCGCCGCGATCGATCTGTCCGGTGCGACGTTCCGGGTCGGGTCGAAGGAGTTCACCGAGCAGATCGTGCTCGGCCAGATCGCGGTGCAGGCACTCGAGGCCACCGGCGCGAGCGCCGGCAACCTGACCACGATCACCGGCAGCACCAACGTGCGCAACGCGCTCACGGCCGGTGAGATCGACATGTACTGGGAGTACACCGGCACCGGCTGGACCACGCACATGCGGCACGAGCCGCAGTCCGCTCCCAAGGGTGACCAAGCGCTCTACGACGCTGTCGCGGCCGAGGACAAGGGGAACGGGATCGCCTGGCTCGCCCCGGCTCCGGTGGACAACACCTACGCCATCGCCACCGCCCAGGGCCGGGACCAGCAGCTGGGCGTGCGGACCTTGAGCGAGTACGCCGCGCTCGTCAACCGCGACCCGGCTCAGGGCCGGATGTGCGCGGCGGCGGAGTTCCTCACCCGCGACGACGGCTGGCCCGGCCTCGAGCAGACCTACGGCTTCGACCTGCCCGACAACGGGGTCGCCGAGCTGGAGCTGTCGCTGGTCCCGCAGGAGATCGCCTCGGGTACGAACTGCAACTTCGGTGAGGTGACCGCCACCGACGGCGCCGTCGCGGCCAACAACCTGGTGATCCTGGAGGACGACAAGCAGTTCTTCGTGCCCTACAACGCGGCGATGACCGTGCGCCAGGAGGTGCTCGACCAGCACCCGCAGCTCGCCGACGTGTTCAACCCGATCGCCGCGAAGCTCACCACCGAGCTCATGCGCGAGCTCAACGAGCGCGTGGACGTGGGCGGCGAGCTGCCCGAGGAGGTCGCCGAGCAGTTCCTGCGGGACAACGGCTTCACGGGCTGA
- a CDS encoding extradiol ring-cleavage dioxygenase, with product MAELVAVIASTHHPFYYRASTSTGEDRPPFADEWVRKVEAFRETLTRARPDVLVMVGSDHFHQLWLDNMPQFLVGKAPMYDANWYNEEREFGLPRMVLKGQEDLSAYILREGLDSGFDLAFSNELRIDHSITCPIITLRPEADLPIVPVYTNIFAPPLPQPKRFVQLGRTIRELVESWPSDQRVAVIGTGHLSLELGGPRQFGPHGPDPQFDQKAVEWISSGDIEGCLAEVTLDSLHAPGNATHGFMDFMLMMGVAGEGQKADYVDTYDLFHTMEAYFTWYPGGAR from the coding sequence GTGGCTGAGCTGGTGGCGGTGATCGCCTCGACCCACCATCCCTTCTACTACCGCGCCAGCACCTCCACCGGCGAGGACCGCCCGCCGTTCGCGGACGAGTGGGTGCGCAAGGTCGAGGCGTTCCGGGAGACGCTCACGCGGGCCCGGCCCGACGTGCTCGTGATGGTCGGGTCCGACCACTTCCACCAGCTGTGGCTGGACAACATGCCGCAGTTCCTCGTCGGCAAGGCGCCGATGTACGACGCCAACTGGTACAACGAGGAGCGCGAGTTCGGCCTGCCGCGCATGGTCCTGAAGGGCCAGGAGGACCTGTCCGCGTACATCCTGCGCGAGGGCCTGGATTCCGGGTTCGACCTGGCGTTCTCCAACGAGCTGCGGATCGACCACTCCATCACCTGCCCGATCATCACGCTGCGGCCCGAGGCCGACCTGCCGATCGTGCCGGTCTACACCAACATCTTCGCGCCGCCGCTGCCTCAGCCGAAGCGGTTCGTGCAGCTGGGGCGGACGATCCGCGAGCTGGTCGAGTCGTGGCCGTCCGACCAGCGCGTCGCGGTGATCGGCACCGGGCACCTGTCCCTCGAGCTGGGCGGGCCGCGCCAGTTCGGCCCGCACGGCCCCGATCCGCAGTTCGACCAGAAGGCCGTGGAGTGGATCTCTTCGGGCGACATCGAGGGCTGCCTCGCCGAGGTCACCCTCGACAGCCTGCACGCCCCCGGCAACGCCACCCACGGGTTCATGGACTTCATGCTGATGATGGGCGTCGCGGGGGAGGGGCAGAAGGCCGACTACGTCGACACCTACGACCTGTTCCACACGATGGAGGCCTACTTCACCTGGTACCCAGGGGGTGCTCGATGA
- a CDS encoding ABC transporter permease, with translation MTVAIAEEVERPRRRSLAGYLVTPAVLVVVLVALAAYVGSQSLDSIEERRLTLDFILPAVVQHVTLTLVSTALVLVIAVPIGILLTRPFARRAVAPAVAVFNIGQAVPSIGVLVLLAIVWGIGFWPAVVALVAYSALPVLRNTVVGLQQVDPAVIESGRGMGMSRRGVLARIELPLAVPVILTGLRTALVINVGTAALAALTNAGGLGTIIITGLVQNRPIVTVVGSVLTAVLALFIDYLGRVAEDVLRPKGL, from the coding sequence ATGACCGTAGCGATCGCCGAGGAGGTCGAGCGCCCGCGCCGCCGCTCGCTCGCCGGGTACCTCGTCACGCCGGCCGTGCTCGTGGTGGTGCTGGTCGCGCTCGCCGCGTACGTGGGCAGCCAGAGCCTCGACAGCATCGAGGAACGCCGCCTCACCCTGGACTTCATCCTTCCGGCGGTGGTCCAGCACGTCACGCTCACGCTGGTCTCCACCGCGCTCGTGCTGGTGATCGCCGTCCCGATCGGGATCCTGCTGACGCGCCCGTTCGCACGCCGGGCGGTGGCTCCGGCGGTCGCCGTGTTCAACATCGGCCAGGCCGTGCCGTCGATCGGCGTGCTGGTGCTCCTCGCGATCGTGTGGGGCATCGGGTTCTGGCCCGCGGTCGTCGCGCTGGTGGCGTACTCGGCGCTGCCGGTGCTGCGCAACACCGTGGTCGGGCTTCAGCAGGTGGACCCCGCGGTCATCGAGTCGGGACGCGGGATGGGGATGAGCCGGCGCGGCGTCCTCGCGCGGATCGAGCTGCCGCTCGCGGTGCCGGTCATCCTCACCGGCCTGCGCACCGCGCTCGTGATCAACGTCGGGACCGCTGCGCTCGCGGCGCTGACGAACGCGGGCGGGCTCGGCACGATCATCATCACCGGCCTCGTGCAGAACCGGCCGATCGTCACGGTCGTCGGCAGCGTGCTCACGGCGGTGCTCGCCCTGTTCATCGACTACCTGGGCCGCGTCGCCGAAGACGTACTCCGGCCCAAGGGACTCTAG
- a CDS encoding amidohydrolase family protein — protein sequence MPNQPTPVVLRGGTVLTVDATHTVLPGHDVLVVGETIAAVGPGLAVPEGTVEIDATGGIVMPGMIDTHRHMWQTAMRGYGADWTLTQYFVWYYLEWGKLFRPEDVHAGNLLSALEAIDAGVTTTVDWSHGLQTPEHADAAVDALAAVPGRFVLAYGNLQDAPANWTASPGFRDFVTRRFPNGRGDDMLGFQLAFDVLGDPTFAERPAFEVARELGVPVTTHAGVWGATGDEGIRQMYEHGFMTPETVYVHSASLSPDSYHRIAATGGSVSVATESEQSAGQGYPPTWALRAHGIPVSLSMDTSVWWSADLFSAMRTTLGADRSREHLEAHAKGETVTNSSLRAAQVVEWATRGGARALGREDRLGSVEVDKLADLVLLKNEQSPVMFPLLHPHGHVAFQAQRGDVHTVLVNGRVVKTDHQLVGADLAGARREAERTVEYLRAQLGEEAWEKGMHPDVPESGGLENPYMYSDYRRAGAQEVQ from the coding sequence GTGCCGAACCAGCCCACGCCCGTCGTCCTGCGGGGCGGCACGGTCCTCACGGTCGACGCGACGCACACGGTGCTCCCCGGCCACGACGTGCTGGTGGTCGGCGAGACGATCGCCGCGGTCGGCCCCGGCCTCGCGGTTCCCGAAGGCACCGTGGAGATCGACGCCACCGGCGGCATCGTCATGCCGGGGATGATCGACACGCACCGGCACATGTGGCAGACGGCAATGCGCGGCTACGGCGCCGACTGGACGCTCACCCAGTACTTCGTCTGGTACTACCTCGAGTGGGGCAAGCTCTTCCGGCCGGAGGACGTGCACGCGGGCAACCTGCTGTCCGCGCTCGAGGCCATCGACGCGGGCGTCACCACCACCGTGGACTGGTCGCACGGGCTGCAGACCCCCGAGCACGCCGACGCCGCCGTCGACGCTCTTGCCGCCGTGCCCGGCCGGTTCGTCCTGGCATACGGCAACCTCCAGGACGCGCCCGCGAACTGGACCGCGTCACCCGGCTTCCGCGACTTCGTGACCCGTCGCTTCCCGAACGGGCGCGGCGACGACATGCTGGGCTTCCAGCTCGCCTTCGACGTTCTCGGCGACCCGACCTTCGCGGAGAGGCCGGCGTTCGAGGTGGCCCGTGAGCTGGGCGTTCCGGTCACCACGCACGCCGGGGTCTGGGGCGCCACCGGCGACGAGGGCATCCGGCAGATGTACGAGCACGGCTTCATGACCCCCGAGACCGTGTACGTGCACTCCGCATCGCTGTCGCCCGACTCCTACCACCGCATCGCGGCCACGGGCGGCTCCGTCTCGGTGGCCACCGAGAGCGAGCAGAGCGCGGGCCAGGGCTACCCGCCCACGTGGGCGCTGCGCGCGCACGGCATCCCGGTGTCGCTGTCGATGGACACCTCGGTGTGGTGGAGCGCCGATCTCTTCTCCGCGATGCGGACCACGCTGGGGGCCGACCGCTCCCGCGAGCATCTGGAGGCGCACGCGAAGGGCGAAACGGTCACCAACTCCTCGCTGCGGGCCGCGCAGGTGGTGGAGTGGGCGACCCGCGGCGGGGCCCGCGCGCTCGGCCGGGAGGACCGGCTGGGCAGCGTCGAGGTCGACAAGCTCGCCGACCTCGTGCTGCTCAAGAACGAACAGTCGCCGGTGATGTTCCCGCTGCTGCACCCGCACGGCCACGTCGCGTTCCAGGCCCAGCGCGGGGACGTCCACACCGTGCTCGTGAACGGGCGCGTCGTGAAGACCGACCACCAGCTCGTCGGGGCCGACCTGGCCGGGGCGCGGCGCGAGGCGGAGCGCACGGTGGAGTACCTGCGCGCGCAGCTCGGCGAGGAGGCGTGGGAGAAGGGGATGCACCCGGACGTCCCGGAGAGCGGGGGCCTCGAGAACCCCTACATGTACTCCGACTACCGCCGGGCCGGCGCGCAGGAGGTCCAATGA
- a CDS encoding nitrilase-related carbon-nitrogen hydrolase, whose product MRITLAQVDATLGDVDANVARAEQVVAEAVADGADLVVFPELHLTGYSIGGLPDDVSMRADDPRLAHIARQAGAAGVLAGFVEDGPGIHTYNTAGFFASGELVHLHRKLYLPTYMSFEERKHFTPGPNLRAFPGPGGTRVAVLLCNDAWQPQLAFLATQDGARVLLVPAASALRGMEAGGARGAGGAGRHSNFPEHYDSRAYWRDITRFYARMFQLFVVFVNRVGTEGDLRFWGGSHVVDPWGEIVAEAQEGEEHLVTADIDLLDVRRRRRAIPLVKEARLGLISREVTRLLDEGGDL is encoded by the coding sequence TTGAGGATCACGCTCGCGCAGGTCGACGCGACGCTCGGGGACGTCGACGCGAACGTCGCGCGAGCCGAGCAGGTCGTCGCCGAGGCCGTGGCGGACGGGGCGGACTTGGTCGTCTTCCCGGAGCTGCACCTCACCGGGTACTCGATCGGCGGCCTGCCCGACGACGTGTCGATGCGGGCGGACGACCCGCGCCTCGCCCACATCGCGCGTCAGGCGGGCGCCGCTGGGGTGCTCGCAGGGTTCGTCGAGGACGGACCCGGTATCCACACCTACAACACCGCGGGCTTCTTCGCCTCCGGCGAGCTCGTGCACCTGCACCGCAAGCTCTACCTGCCGACCTACATGTCGTTCGAGGAGCGCAAGCACTTCACACCCGGCCCGAACCTGCGCGCGTTCCCCGGGCCCGGCGGGACCCGGGTGGCGGTGCTGCTGTGCAACGACGCCTGGCAGCCGCAACTGGCGTTCCTCGCCACGCAGGACGGCGCCCGCGTCCTGCTGGTGCCTGCGGCGAGCGCGCTGCGGGGGATGGAAGCCGGCGGAGCCCGCGGAGCCGGCGGGGCGGGTAGGCACAGCAACTTTCCCGAGCACTACGACTCGCGCGCCTACTGGCGCGACATCACCCGCTTCTACGCCCGGATGTTCCAGCTCTTCGTCGTGTTCGTGAACCGCGTCGGCACCGAGGGGGACCTGCGTTTCTGGGGCGGCTCGCACGTGGTCGACCCATGGGGCGAGATCGTCGCCGAGGCCCAGGAGGGGGAGGAGCACCTGGTCACGGCGGACATCGACCTGCTCGACGTCCGCCGCCGCCGGCGCGCCATCCCGCTGGTCAAGGAGGCCCGGCTCGGGCTGATCAGCCGAGAGGTCACGCGCCTGCTGGACGAGGGCGGCGACCTCTAG